The proteins below are encoded in one region of Nitrospira sp. SG-bin1:
- a CDS encoding polyketide cyclase, whose amino-acid sequence MSAHTIQLHRVLRATPERIYRAFLDADAMAKWLPPNGFTGKVHQLDAKVGGTYKMSFTNFTTGTSHSFGGEYLELVPHERIRYTDKFDDPNLPGVMHTTIALNKLSCGTELNITQEGVPALIPAEACHLGWQESLTLLAKLVEVEVPDQQ is encoded by the coding sequence ATGTCGGCACATACCATCCAACTTCACCGCGTGCTTCGGGCCACACCGGAGAGGATTTACCGCGCTTTCCTTGATGCGGACGCGATGGCCAAATGGCTTCCACCGAACGGATTTACCGGCAAGGTCCATCAGTTGGACGCCAAAGTCGGCGGCACATACAAAATGTCGTTTACCAATTTCACCACCGGCACAAGTCACTCGTTCGGCGGCGAGTATCTCGAGCTGGTGCCGCACGAGCGCATCCGTTATACGGACAAGTTCGACGATCCCAATTTGCCGGGCGTGATGCACACGACCATCGCCTTGAACAAGCTGTCCTGCGGGACCGAACTGAACATCACGCAGGAAGGCGTACCAGCACTTATTCCGGCAGAAGCATGCCACCTGGGATGGCAGGAATCGCTCACCTTGCTGGCGAAACTTGTGGAGGTTGAAGTTCCTGATCAGCAGTGA